The stretch of DNA TAATTTCCATGCATTCCTAACATACCAACATATTGAGGATGTGCAACCGGAAACGCTGATAAACCATGTAATGTGCTTGCAACCGGAATACCCGACTTCTCTACAAACTCACGGATTTCTTGTTCAGCTTTTGATATCAATACTCCCTGACCAATAAATAAGAAAGGCTTTTGGGATGAATTGATTAATTCTGCTGCTTTTTCTGCCTGTTCGTATGTATAATTAGATTTTGGCCGGTAGCCACGTACACTGTTACATTTTACATTTCTAAACTCACTACTTAATAGTTCAAATTGAGCATTTTTAGTAACATCAATTAACACAGGACCCGGACGGCCGCTGCGAGCGATATAAAATGCTTTTGAAATAATCTCAGGGATTTCATCTGCAGTTGTTACCTGGTAATTCCATTTAGTAATGGGCATCGTCATACCGATAACATCGGCCTCCTGAAAAGCATCAGTACCTAAAAGTGATTTGGCAACCTGGCCAACGATACAAACCATTGGTACGCTATCCATCATGGCATCTGCAATTGGAGTGATCAGATTAGTAGCACCCGGTCCTGAGGTTACAAGGCATACGCCCACTTTGCCCGAAATACGTGCATAACCTTCAGCTGCGTGACCGGCTCCCTGCTCATGACGAACCAAAATATGATTTAGTTTTTCACGATAATCATAAAGTGCATCGTAGACCGGCATAATTGCACCGCCCGGATAACCGAAAATGGTATCCACTCCTTCTGCGACCAAAGCCATCATTAATGCTTCGGAACCATTGATCTGACGTGCAGCTGCCTTTGTTGCAACTTTTTGAGTGTCGTTTTGAACTGTTGTACTCATATACTTTAATTTTGGGATTACACCGATTTTAGATTGATTACATTGAAAAATCGGCGTAATCATTTTAAAATCGGTGTAATCATCTATTATAATTCATCTGTAACGCATCCTTCAGAAGCTGATGATACGTTTTTGATATATTTAGCTAATGTTCCTTTGGTGGCTCTCCATGCAGGTGCCTGCCATGAAGCTTTTCTTTTTGCGATCTCCTCATCGCTTAATTCAGCATTGATGACTCGTTTTTCAGCATCAATCATAATAATATCACCATTTTTAATTAAGCCGATCAAACCTCCATTTTGAGCTTCAGGAGTGATGTGTCCCACAACGAAACCATGTGTACCACCTGAGAAGCGACCATCTGTAACCAGCGCAACACTTTTACCTAAACCAGCTCCCATGATCAACGATGTTGGCTTTAACATTTCAGGCATTCCGGGTGCTCCTTTAGGGCCTTGATAACGAATCACCACCACATCTCCTTTGTCAATTTTACCGGTTAATACCGCGTCGCTAAACTCGAATTCGGAATCAAAAACTTTCGCCGGGCCACTAAAATGTAATCCTTCCTTACCGGTGATTTTTGCAACTGAACCTTCCTTAGCAAGGTTACCGTATAATATCTGTAAGTGACCACTAGGTTTAATTGGTGCACTTAACGGAACAATAATTTTCTGATCTACCGATAAATCCGGAATATCTGCAAGATTCTCTGCCACTGTTTTACCAGTTACAGTTAAGCAGTCGCCATGTAAGAAACCTTCTTTCAATAAGTATTTCATTACAGCCGGAATACCGCCAATCTTGTGCACATCTTCCATCAAATATTTACCACTTGGTTTTAAGTCGGCAATAAATGGTGTTTTATCTGATATGCGTTGAAAATCATCAATGGTTAACTTGATATCTACTGCTTTAGCCATAGCAATCAAGTGAATAACTGCATTGGTTGATCCTCCTAAAGCCATTATAATTGTCATTGCATTTTCAAATGCCTTTTCAGTCATAATATCTTTCGGAAGAATATTTTTCTCCAGTAATACACGAATAGCTTTTCCGGCGGCTTTACATTCGTCCTG from Solitalea canadensis DSM 3403 encodes:
- the ilvD gene encoding dihydroxy-acid dehydratase is translated as MTKLNRYSATLTEDTTLPGAQAMLYGIGLTDEDMKKAQVGIASAGYDGNTCNMHLNDLSQVIKGSVRENDMIGLVFNTIGVSDGISNGTAGMRFSLQSRDIIADSIETVVSAMFYDGVITVMGCDKNMPGALMAMGRLNRPSIMVYGGTINAGHHNGQNLDIISAFEALGQKISGDITPEEFKEVVKHACPGSGACGGMYTANTMSSAIEALGMSLPYSSSNPATSKEKQDECKAAGKAIRVLLEKNILPKDIMTEKAFENAMTIIMALGGSTNAVIHLIAMAKAVDIKLTIDDFQRISDKTPFIADLKPSGKYLMEDVHKIGGIPAVMKYLLKEGFLHGDCLTVTGKTVAENLADIPDLSVDQKIIVPLSAPIKPSGHLQILYGNLAKEGSVAKITGKEGLHFSGPAKVFDSEFEFSDAVLTGKIDKGDVVVIRYQGPKGAPGMPEMLKPTSLIMGAGLGKSVALVTDGRFSGGTHGFVVGHITPEAQNGGLIGLIKNGDIIMIDAEKRVINAELSDEEIAKRKASWQAPAWRATKGTLAKYIKNVSSASEGCVTDEL